In Kineococcus sp. NBC_00420, a single genomic region encodes these proteins:
- a CDS encoding methyl-accepting chemotaxis protein — protein MGQQQVRSDRAGVGAAGGWLANRRVGTRLLAATALVAVAALVVGLVSLSVMQSLQTQRQREVGRAVPYITGLQQAALAAKSAATDERGFFITAEQKYVDESLGRQKGFDTAMATSRAAADSAAQRATVDTIQKDVDAWFEALSAEYTLAGTDRDAAVTASFGVNRDARKAYEAALSKETERAGTALAAGQDFAATVRHGQLVVLTLLLVSLAVAVGAALVVRRSIVSPLTRVTDVLSRVADGDLGATVDLSSRDEIGTMARALDHSTLRFRGAMQQITGSAGQLAAYAGQLTQVSTQLSVGAEQSADQSQVVSAATEEISANIGTVAAAGDEMSSAIREIAASTAEASSVAAAAVASASEASATLDRLSASSREIGDVVKLITSIAEQTNLLALNATIEAARAGDAGKGFAVVAGEVKELAQQTARATEDITSRVGATQTDAVAAAAAIADIGEVIARIDALQATIAAAVEEQSATTSEMVRNVTEVSGGSQEIAANVSGMAASAAEATRSAGDTARTANDVADTARELEGLVSVFRY, from the coding sequence ATGGGTCAGCAGCAGGTGCGTTCGGATCGAGCGGGTGTCGGTGCAGCGGGCGGCTGGCTCGCCAACCGTCGCGTGGGGACCCGGCTGCTGGCGGCTACCGCCCTGGTCGCCGTCGCGGCCCTGGTCGTCGGTCTCGTCAGCCTGTCGGTGATGCAGAGCCTGCAGACGCAACGCCAGCGCGAGGTGGGCCGCGCCGTCCCCTACATCACCGGTCTGCAGCAGGCCGCCCTGGCGGCGAAGTCGGCGGCCACCGACGAGCGGGGTTTCTTCATCACCGCCGAGCAGAAGTACGTCGACGAGAGCCTGGGACGCCAGAAGGGTTTCGACACCGCGATGGCCACGTCGCGCGCAGCAGCCGACAGTGCGGCGCAGCGAGCGACCGTCGACACCATCCAGAAGGACGTCGACGCCTGGTTCGAGGCCCTGAGCGCGGAGTACACCCTCGCCGGCACCGACCGGGACGCGGCGGTCACCGCCTCGTTCGGGGTCAACCGTGACGCGCGGAAGGCCTACGAGGCAGCGCTGAGCAAGGAGACGGAGCGCGCCGGTACCGCTCTCGCCGCCGGGCAGGACTTCGCCGCCACGGTGCGTCACGGCCAGCTCGTCGTCCTGACGCTGCTGCTGGTCAGCCTGGCCGTCGCGGTCGGGGCCGCCCTCGTCGTCCGTCGCAGCATCGTCTCCCCGCTGACCCGTGTCACCGACGTCCTCTCGCGGGTCGCGGACGGCGACCTCGGGGCCACGGTCGACCTGTCCAGCCGCGACGAGATCGGGACCATGGCCCGCGCCCTCGACCACTCCACGCTCCGTTTCCGCGGCGCCATGCAGCAGATCACCGGTAGCGCCGGTCAGCTGGCCGCCTACGCCGGGCAGCTGACGCAGGTGTCCACCCAGCTCTCCGTGGGCGCGGAGCAGTCGGCTGACCAGTCCCAGGTCGTCTCCGCTGCGACGGAGGAGATCTCGGCCAACATCGGCACCGTGGCCGCCGCGGGCGACGAGATGAGTTCGGCCATCCGCGAGATCGCGGCCTCGACCGCCGAGGCGTCCTCCGTGGCCGCGGCTGCGGTCGCCTCCGCGAGCGAGGCCTCCGCGACGTTGGACCGCCTGTCCGCCTCCTCCCGGGAGATCGGCGACGTCGTCAAGCTCATCACCTCCATCGCCGAGCAGACGAACCTGCTCGCCCTCAACGCCACCATCGAAGCGGCCCGGGCCGGCGACGCCGGGAAGGGTTTCGCGGTCGTCGCCGGGGAGGTCAAGGAACTGGCCCAGCAGACCGCCCGTGCCACCGAGGACATCACCAGCCGGGTCGGGGCCACGCAGACCGACGCCGTCGCCGCCGCGGCCGCCATCGCCGACATCGGTGAGGTCATCGCCCGCATCGACGCCTTGCAGGCCACCATCGCCGCGGCCGTGGAGGAGCAGTCGGCCACGACCTCGGAGATGGTCCGCAACGTCACCGAGGTGTCCGGCGGGTCCCAGGAGATCGCCGCGAACGTCTCCGGGATGGCGGCGTCTGCCGCCGAGGCGACCCGCAGCGCCGGCGACACCGCCAGGACCGCGAACGACGTGGCCGACACGGCACGGGAACTGGAGGGTCTGGTCAGCGTCTTCCGCTACTGA
- a CDS encoding PRC and DUF2382 domain-containing protein, producing the protein MNRDYTPDTLFDATVTGSDGDKIGKVDEVYLDNRSGDPEWISVKTGLFGSNVSLLPLAQATVSGDTVTVPFDKTMVKNAPHHDPGAELSEADEADLYRYYGMDETHGSVGDTSDANTRTGEHATGEHTSTDRENTLGTAGQTTGRTAGTTQEFTEGSGRGHDTSGPDTDNAMTRSKEELRVGTETREAGRARLRKYITTENVSRTVPVSHEEVVVTREPITETNRGAALSGGDLTEEEHEVVLTEERAVVEKDVVPVERVQVGTKTVESTETVQAEVREERIDLDADSTVKTGTTGKHDPRD; encoded by the coding sequence ATGAACCGCGACTACACCCCCGACACCCTGTTCGACGCCACCGTCACCGGTAGCGACGGGGACAAGATCGGCAAGGTCGACGAGGTCTACCTCGACAACCGCAGCGGCGACCCGGAGTGGATCTCCGTGAAGACCGGGCTCTTCGGCTCGAACGTCTCCCTGCTGCCGCTCGCCCAGGCCACCGTGTCCGGTGACACCGTCACCGTCCCCTTCGACAAGACCATGGTGAAGAACGCCCCCCACCACGACCCGGGTGCGGAACTCAGCGAGGCCGACGAGGCCGACCTCTACCGCTACTACGGGATGGACGAAACCCACGGGTCCGTCGGCGACACCTCGGACGCGAACACCCGCACGGGTGAGCACGCGACGGGTGAGCACACCTCGACCGACCGGGAGAACACCCTCGGGACCGCCGGGCAGACGACGGGCCGCACCGCGGGGACGACCCAGGAGTTCACCGAGGGCTCGGGCCGCGGGCACGACACGTCCGGCCCCGACACCGACAACGCGATGACCCGCTCCAAGGAAGAACTCCGCGTCGGCACCGAGACCCGCGAGGCGGGCCGGGCACGCCTGCGCAAGTACATCACCACCGAGAACGTCTCCCGCACCGTGCCGGTCTCGCACGAAGAGGTCGTCGTCACCCGGGAACCCATCACCGAGACGAACCGCGGCGCGGCTCTCTCCGGTGGCGACCTCACCGAGGAGGAGCACGAAGTCGTCCTCACCGAGGAGCGCGCCGTCGTCGAGAAGGACGTCGTCCCCGTCGAGCGCGTCCAGGTCGGCACCAAGACCGTCGAGAGCACCGAGACCGTCCAGGCGGAGGTGCGCGAGGAGCGGATCGACCTCGACGCCGACAGCACCGTCAAGACCGGCACCACGGGGAAGCACGACCCCCGCGACTGA
- the phnL gene encoding phosphonate C-P lyase system protein PhnL → MHLQGGQRLAVLNHLDLVVHHGECVVLGGTSGAGKSTILKMVYGNYSADSGRILLHRDSVDDVIDLAGADAREVLAARRDTMGYVSQFLRCVPRVPALDIVAEPLVERGVDLPSARDRAAQVLTRLSIPERLWSLPPATFSGGEQQRVNIARGFLPDLPLLLLDEPTASLDARNRDVVVELIAEKRAQGVGLLGIFHDLEVRDAVADRVVDVEAFAPHAAVPA, encoded by the coding sequence ATGCACCTGCAGGGCGGTCAGCGGCTCGCCGTGCTGAACCACCTCGACCTCGTCGTCCACCACGGCGAGTGCGTCGTGCTCGGCGGCACCTCCGGCGCCGGCAAGAGCACGATCCTCAAGATGGTCTACGGAAACTACTCCGCGGACAGCGGCCGCATCCTGCTGCACCGCGACAGCGTCGACGACGTCATCGACCTGGCGGGGGCGGACGCCCGCGAGGTGCTCGCGGCCCGCCGCGACACCATGGGGTACGTCAGCCAGTTCCTGCGGTGCGTCCCCCGCGTCCCCGCGCTGGACATCGTGGCCGAACCCCTGGTGGAGCGAGGCGTCGACCTGCCCTCGGCGCGCGACCGCGCGGCCCAGGTGCTGACCCGGTTGTCCATCCCCGAGCGGCTCTGGTCCCTACCTCCCGCGACGTTCTCGGGGGGTGAGCAGCAGCGCGTCAACATCGCCCGGGGTTTCCTGCCCGATCTGCCGCTGCTGCTGCTCGACGAACCCACGGCGTCCCTCGACGCCCGCAACCGCGACGTCGTGGTGGAACTCATCGCCGAGAAACGGGCACAGGGCGTCGGCCTGCTCGGCATCTTCCACGACCTCGAGGTGCGCGACGCGGTCGCCGACCGGGTCGTCGACGTCGAGGCCTTCGCCCCCCACGCGGCGGTTCCGGCGTGA
- a CDS encoding DUF1045 domain-containing protein, which yields MTQRVALYALPGAGTGDDVGDLLRARAESWLGRRVDGSVPDAAPPPGWNRSELDAVTVQARRYGFHGTLKAPFRLAPGRTLEELADGVSRFAAARAAVDVPDLALLRLSGFFALVPGRPVSALHALADALVTTFDEFRAPLTEAESARRDPAALTPRQRELLARWGYPYVLEEFRFHFTLTDRIDPDLEPRVRDALTGWFAPLLGRGVCLDAVAVFTEDEPGAPFLLRSLHPLRTASGTELPHLETGRVR from the coding sequence GTGACGCAGCGGGTCGCCCTCTACGCCCTGCCCGGAGCGGGCACGGGCGACGACGTCGGTGACCTCCTGCGCGCCCGGGCCGAGTCCTGGCTCGGGCGCCGGGTGGACGGTTCGGTCCCCGACGCCGCGCCCCCACCGGGGTGGAACCGTTCCGAGCTCGACGCCGTCACCGTGCAGGCTCGGCGGTACGGGTTCCACGGCACGCTCAAGGCGCCGTTCCGGCTCGCGCCGGGGCGGACGCTGGAGGAGCTGGCGGACGGCGTGAGCCGGTTCGCCGCGGCTCGGGCAGCCGTCGACGTGCCGGACCTGGCGCTGCTGCGCCTCAGCGGGTTCTTCGCCCTCGTCCCCGGCCGCCCGGTCAGTGCCCTCCACGCGCTGGCCGACGCCCTCGTGACGACGTTCGACGAGTTCCGTGCGCCCCTGACGGAGGCGGAGAGCGCCCGCCGCGACCCTGCCGCGCTCACCCCCCGGCAGCGGGAGCTGCTGGCGAGGTGGGGGTACCCGTACGTGCTGGAGGAGTTCCGCTTCCACTTCACCCTCACCGATCGGATCGACCCCGATCTGGAACCCCGGGTCCGGGACGCCCTGACGGGATGGTTCGCGCCCCTCCTCGGGCGTGGCGTGTGCCTCGACGCCGTCGCGGTGTTCACCGAGGACGAGCCGGGCGCGCCCTTCCTCCTCCGTTCGCTGCACCCGCTCCGGACCGCTTCCGGGACGGAACTCCCCCACCTCGAGACCGGAAGGGTCCGATGA
- a CDS encoding oxidoreductase, producing the protein MNPSVAVVGPGAIGTTVAAALHEVGRTPVLCGRTAREQLELRDDAGSVVVPGPVLTDPARVAGRVDLVLLAVKTTHVEASAAWLAALCRPDTVVCVLQNGVEQVSSVAPHVPGGPVLPAVVWFPAQTQPDGSVWLRARPRVTVPDVPAARVVLDALRDSRCTAEPAADFTTLAWRKLLQNSVAGLMALTGRRAGMFRRDDVGGLALAYLAESLAVARAEGALLGEDVAQEVLDSFRAHPADLGTSILADRDAGRPLEWDVRNGVIQRRGRSHGIRTPVSDVVVALLAAASDGPG; encoded by the coding sequence GTGAACCCGAGCGTCGCCGTCGTGGGCCCGGGCGCGATCGGCACGACCGTCGCGGCCGCGTTGCACGAGGTCGGTCGCACCCCGGTGCTGTGCGGCCGCACGGCCCGCGAGCAGCTGGAACTGCGCGACGACGCCGGCTCCGTCGTCGTCCCGGGGCCGGTGCTCACCGACCCCGCGCGCGTGGCGGGTCGCGTGGACCTCGTCCTGCTCGCGGTGAAGACCACCCACGTCGAGGCGAGCGCAGCGTGGCTGGCGGCGTTGTGCCGCCCGGACACCGTGGTGTGCGTCCTGCAGAACGGAGTCGAGCAGGTGTCGAGCGTCGCCCCGCACGTCCCGGGCGGGCCGGTGCTCCCCGCCGTCGTCTGGTTCCCCGCGCAGACGCAGCCCGACGGTTCCGTGTGGTTGCGCGCCCGACCCCGCGTCACCGTTCCCGACGTGCCGGCCGCCCGGGTGGTCCTCGACGCGTTGCGCGACAGCCGGTGCACGGCGGAGCCGGCCGCCGACTTCACGACCCTCGCCTGGCGCAAACTGCTGCAGAACTCCGTCGCCGGGTTGATGGCGCTCACCGGCCGGCGCGCAGGGATGTTCCGCCGCGACGACGTGGGCGGATTGGCCCTCGCCTACCTGGCCGAGTCCCTCGCGGTGGCCCGGGCCGAGGGCGCACTCCTGGGCGAGGACGTCGCGCAGGAGGTCCTCGACTCCTTCCGCGCCCACCCCGCCGACCTGGGAACCTCGATCCTCGCCGACCGGGACGCCGGACGGCCGCTGGAGTGGGACGTCCGCAACGGTGTCATCCAGCGCCGTGGCCGGTCGCACGGGATCAGAACACCGGTCAGCGACGTCGTGGTGGCCCTGCTGGCGGCCGCCAGCGACGGGCCCGGCTGA
- the phnN gene encoding phosphonate metabolism protein/1,5-bisphosphokinase (PRPP-forming) PhnN has translation MKLGPGAFIAVTGASGVGKDAVLAAARAVAGDDAHFPTRVITRRPGGGEESTPVDEAEFRRAREAGAFAVWWQAHGLSYAIPVSADAAVLEGRVVVANVSRGALDALEERYARLVVVGVTVSDAVRAQRLRARGREDGEAVDRRLSRPDPAPGRVPDQMIRNDGTIGEGGAQLLRVISSVQRGSTARARLRPTVPGGRP, from the coding sequence GTGAAGCTGGGGCCCGGCGCGTTCATCGCGGTCACCGGGGCCAGCGGGGTGGGCAAGGACGCGGTCCTCGCCGCCGCCCGCGCGGTCGCCGGCGACGACGCGCACTTCCCGACCCGGGTGATCACGCGGCGCCCGGGGGGCGGTGAGGAGTCCACGCCGGTGGACGAGGCCGAGTTCCGGCGTGCCCGGGAGGCCGGGGCCTTCGCCGTCTGGTGGCAGGCGCACGGGTTGTCCTACGCGATCCCCGTCTCGGCCGACGCGGCCGTCCTCGAGGGCCGGGTCGTCGTGGCGAACGTGTCCCGTGGCGCGCTGGACGCGCTCGAGGAGCGGTACGCGCGCCTCGTCGTGGTGGGCGTCACCGTGTCCGACGCCGTGCGAGCGCAACGGTTGCGGGCCCGCGGACGGGAGGACGGCGAGGCCGTCGACCGGCGGTTGTCCCGGCCCGACCCCGCGCCCGGCCGGGTCCCCGACCAGATGATCCGCAACGACGGCACGATCGGCGAGGGGGGCGCGCAGTTGCTGCGCGTCATCTCGTCCGTCCAGCGGGGTTCGACCGCGAGGGCGCGCCTTCGACCGACGGTTCCGGGGGGACGTCCGTGA
- a CDS encoding alpha-D-ribose 1-methylphosphonate 5-triphosphate diphosphatase yields MNHETVLTHARVVLDDGILDGSVLLRDGLIADITPGPVAGGVDLDGDLLLPGLVELHTDHLEAHARPRPGTDWDPVPAVLAHDVQLSGAGVTTVFDAVRIGSEGHGDTLTERARSLAEAVEHAERAGLTRAEHFIHLRCEVAAPQTVAEFEALEDLTSVRLASLMDHTPGQRQYADVEAFRRYVVGKGQVAPDGVEALMARLEVIAEEFSVPNRKEIARRASARGITLAAHDDATLDHVEESQSFGVRISEFPTTEVAAKAAREHGQLIVMGAPNIVRGGSQSGNVAAATLLDQGLLDVLSSDYVPASPLQAIVQLDADGRCPLVEGVKLVSGNPPRAVGLEDRGTIVVGRRADLVRVHTHALPATERHVRGRVVPVVRGVFRGGSRVL; encoded by the coding sequence ATGAACCACGAGACCGTCCTCACCCACGCCCGCGTCGTCCTCGACGACGGCATCCTCGACGGTTCCGTCCTGCTGCGCGACGGCCTGATCGCCGACATCACCCCGGGCCCGGTCGCGGGCGGTGTGGACCTCGACGGCGACCTGCTGCTGCCCGGTCTGGTGGAACTGCACACCGACCACCTGGAGGCACACGCCCGCCCGCGCCCGGGCACGGACTGGGACCCGGTGCCCGCCGTGCTGGCGCACGACGTGCAGCTCAGCGGGGCCGGCGTCACCACGGTGTTCGACGCCGTCCGCATCGGCTCGGAGGGACACGGCGACACGTTGACGGAACGCGCCCGCTCGCTCGCCGAGGCCGTCGAGCACGCCGAGCGGGCGGGCCTCACCCGAGCCGAGCACTTCATCCACCTGCGGTGCGAGGTGGCGGCACCCCAGACGGTCGCCGAGTTCGAGGCTCTGGAGGACCTGACCTCGGTCCGCCTCGCCTCGCTGATGGACCACACACCCGGTCAGCGCCAGTACGCCGACGTAGAGGCCTTCCGGCGCTACGTCGTCGGCAAGGGGCAGGTCGCCCCCGACGGCGTGGAGGCGCTGATGGCGCGGCTCGAGGTCATCGCGGAGGAGTTCTCCGTGCCCAACCGGAAGGAGATCGCGCGGCGCGCCTCGGCGCGGGGCATCACCCTCGCCGCCCACGACGACGCGACGCTCGACCACGTCGAGGAGTCGCAGTCGTTCGGCGTCCGGATCTCGGAGTTCCCGACCACCGAGGTCGCGGCGAAGGCGGCGCGCGAGCACGGACAACTGATCGTCATGGGCGCGCCGAACATCGTGCGCGGCGGCAGCCAGTCGGGCAACGTCGCCGCCGCGACCCTGCTCGACCAGGGCCTGCTCGACGTCCTGTCCTCGGACTACGTCCCCGCGAGCCCGTTGCAGGCGATCGTGCAGCTGGACGCCGACGGTCGTTGCCCGCTCGTCGAGGGGGTGAAGCTCGTGAGCGGGAACCCCCCGCGCGCGGTCGGCCTGGAGGACCGCGGAACCATCGTCGTCGGACGCCGCGCCGACCTGGTGCGCGTCCACACCCACGCCCTGCCCGCCACCGAACGCCACGTCCGTGGGCGCGTGGTGCCGGTGGTGCGCGGGGTGTTCCGCGGCGGATCGCGCGTGCTGTGA